One stretch of Astatotilapia calliptera chromosome 3, fAstCal1.2, whole genome shotgun sequence DNA includes these proteins:
- the LOC113011868 gene encoding uncharacterized protein LOC113011868, whose product MMTSTQFAFYLTCLFLGQMAHTNDLKLSVDQERRFISVNTGQSVTLNCFYNGNDVAKFFWYKLNLGHKLKLISTLYKYGTNATFHDEFKNDSRFTAATEERKIYLKITKVQISDSAIYYCGAYGYMFEFGEGTFVDVKGSGLDIPTLVHQSAFETIQPGGSVTLNCTVHTGTCDEEHSVYWFRDSEESFPRIIYTHGGRNDQCERKPNTQTHTCVYNLPMKSLNTAHAGTYYCAVASCGHILFGNRTKLDFKDEGNCCVSVYFLSGALAFTTLLSVLMAFLLCVTHKRNSTTCTESHPRTSPLSSADTEHNEGDIHYAALRDPRAGRPRRKSNNSKAESVYSSMRQ is encoded by the exons ATGATGACATCGACACAGTTTGCCTTTTACCTCACATGTTTGTTTCTGGGGCAAATGG CTCACACAAATGATTTGAAATTGTCTGTTGATCAAGAAAGACGTTTTATATCAGTTAATACTGGGCAAAGTGTGACTTTGAATTGTTTTTATAACGGTAACGATGTGGCAAAGTTTTTCTGGTACAAGCTGAACTTGGGACACAAACTGAAGCTCATTTCTACTTTGTACAAGTACGGCACCAATGCTACGTTTCATGATGAATTCAAGAATGATTCACGATTCACAGCAGCTACTGAGGAAAGAAAAATCTACTTAAAGATAACAAAAGTGCAAATTTCAGACTCTGCTATTTACTACTGTGGAGCTTATGGCTACATGTTTGAGTTTGGAGAGGGTACTTTTGTTGATGTAAAGGGTTCAGGTTTGGACATCCCAACTTTAGTGCATCAGTCAGCATTTGAGACCATCCAACCAGGAGGCTCTGTGACTCTGAACTGTACAGTACACACTGGGACCTGTGATGAAGAACACAGTGTTTACTGGTTCAGAGACTCTGAAGAGTCTTTCCCAAGAATCATTTACACCCATGGAGGCAGGAATGATCAGTGTGAGAGGAAAcccaacacacagacacatacctGTGTCTACAACCTGCCAATGAAGAGCCTGAATACGGCTCATGCTGGGACCTACTACTGTGCTGTTGCCTCATGTGGACACATACTGTTTGGAAACAGGACCAAGCTGGACTTTAAGG ATGAGGGGAActgttgtgtctctgtgtatttctTGAGTGGAGCGTTGGCATTCACCACACTTCTGAGTGTTTTAATGGCTTTTTTATTGTGTGTAACCCACAAGAGAAACAGCACCACGTGCACAG agtctCATCCAAGAACGTCTCCTCTTTCCTCAGCAGACACAGAG cACAATGAAGGAGACATCCATTATGCGGCTTTAAGGGATCCGAGAGCTGGCAGACCAAGAAGAAAGAGTAACAACAGCAAGGCTGAAAGTGTCTACTCTAGTATGAGGCAGTAG
- the LOC113011872 gene encoding uncharacterized protein LOC113011872 → MTPAQFVFYLTCLFLVETAHTNDLKFSLSVHQQRHFVSANTGDDVTLRCFYESNDVARLYWYKLHLGKESKLISTVNTVDNQAMFHDEFKSDPRFTVNFEKGKIDLQISDLQILDSATYYCASSYGYRFAFAEGTVIDVKGSGSNIPTLVQQSASETIQPGGSVTLNCTVHTGTCDEEHSVYWFRDSEESFPRIIYTHGGRNDQCDRKPNTQTHTCVYNLPMKSLNMSHAGTYYCAVAPCGHILFGNGTKLDLEDEVGFLYLVHVLNGIVAFTCVLSLCLMSILFVMTKKKSIHFTESHGSFSEDHQNILRENKTNRSRRERDDTWSECIYITVKQSS, encoded by the exons ATGACACCTGCGCAGTTTGTCTTCTATCTGACATGTTTGTTCTTGGTGGAAACAG ctcACACAAATGACCTCAAATTCTCCTTGTCTGTTCATCAACAAAGACATTTTGTATCAGCTAATACTGGGGACGATGTGACTCTGCGCTGTTTCTATGAAAGTAACGATGTGGCAAGGCTTTACTGGTATAAGTTACATTTGGGAAAGGAGTCAAAGCTCATTAGTACTGTCAACACAGTGGACAATCAAGCCATGTTTCATGATGAATTCAAGAGTGATCCACGGTTCACTGTGAATTTTGAAAAAGGAAAGATTGACTTACAGATAAGTGATCTGCAAATTTTAGACTCTGCTACTTACTATTGTGCAAGCAGCTATGGGTACAGGTTTGCATTTGCAGAGGGTACTGTCATTGATGTAAAAGGTTCAGGGTCGAACATCCCAACTTTAGTGCAGCAGTCAGCATCTGAGACCATCCAACCAGGAGGCTCTGTGACTCTGAACTGTACAGTACACACTGGGACCTGTGATGAAGAACACAGTGTTTACTGGTTCAGAGACTCTGAAGAGTCTTTCCCAAGAATCATTTACACCCATGGAGGCAGGAATGATCAGTGTGATAGGAAAcccaacacacagacacacacctgtgtCTACAACCTGCCAATGAAGAGCCTAAATATGTCTCATGCTGGGACGTACTACTGTGCTGTCGCCCCATGTGGACACATACTGTTTGGAAACGGGACCAAGCTGGACTTAGAAG ATGAGGTGGGATTTCTTTACTTGGTGCATGTCCTGAATGGAATTGTTGCATTCACTTGTGTCCTTAGTTTGTGTTTGATGTCCATATTGTTTgtaatgacaaaaaagaaaagcatccaCTTCACAG agTCTCATGGAAGCTTTTCAGAG GATCACCAGAACATTTTAAgggagaacaaaacaaacagatcaAGAAGAGAGCGGGATGACACCTGGAGTGAATGCATCTACATTACTGTAAAGCAgagtagctga
- the LOC113018436 gene encoding uncharacterized protein LOC113018436: MASAQFVFYLTCLFLGETAHTNDLKFSLSLHQERHFVSANTGDDVTLRCFYEGNDVARLYWYKLHLGKESKLICTITVDNQAIFNDEFKSDPRFTVNSEKGNIDLKIEDLDISDSATYYCASSYGYMFAFAEGTVIDVKGSGSNIPTLVQQSASETIQPGGSVTLNCTVHTGTCDEEHSVYWFRDSEDSFPRIIYTHGGRNDQCERKPNTQTHTCVYNLPMKSLPHAGTYYCAVASCGHILFGNGTKLEYERNCCVFVYFLSGALAFTTLLNVLMAFILYVTHKRNSTKHAESRSRISPVSSAVAQVAQNEENIHYAALRHHKADRPRRLRNNSKAECVYSSIKQ, from the exons ATGGCATCTGCGCAGTTTGTCTTCTATCTGACATGTTTGTTCTTGGGGGAAACAG ctcACACAAATGACCTCAAATTCTCCTTGTCTCTTCATCAAGAAAGACATTTTGTATCAGCTAATACTGGGGACGATGTGACTCTGCGCTGTTTCTATGAAGGTAACGATGTGGCAAGGCTTTACTGGTATAAGTTACATTTGGGAAAGGAATCAAAGCTCATTTGCACTATCACAGTGGACAATCAAGCCATATTTAATGATGAATTCAAGAGTGATCCACGATTCACAGTGAATTCTGAAAAAGGAAACATTGACTTAAAGATAGAAGATCTGGACATTTCAGACTCTGCTACTTACTATTGTGCAAGCAGCTATGGGTACATGTTTGCATTTGCAGAAGGTACTGTCATTGATGTAAAAGGTTCAGGGTCGAACATCCCAACTTTAGTGCAGCAGTCAGCATCTGAGACCATCCAACCAGGAGGCTCTGTGACTCTGAACTGTACAGTACACACTGGGACCTGTGATGAAGAACACAGTGTTTACTGGTTCAGAGACTCTGAAGATTCTTTCCCAAGAATCATTTACACCCATGGAGGCAGGAATGATCAGTGTGAGAGGAAacccaacacacaaacacacacctgtgtCTACAACCTGCCAATGAAGAGCCTGCCTCATGCTGGGACCTACTACTGTGCTGTGGCTTCATGTGGACACATACTGTTTGGAAACGGGACCAAGCTGGAGT ATGAGAGGAActgttgtgtctttgtgtatttcTTGAGTGGAGCGTTGGCATTCACCACACTTCTAAATGTTTTAATGGCTTTCATATTGTATGTGACCCACAAGAGAAACAGCACTAAACACGCTG aGTCTCGTTCAAGAATTTCTCCTGTTTCTTCAGCAGTCGCACAG GTTGctcaaaatgaagaaaacatcCATTATGCCGCTTTGAGGCACCACAAGGCTGACAGACCAAGAAGACTGAGAAACAACAGCAAGGCTGAATGTGTCTACTCAAGCATAAAGCAATAG